The bacterium genome has a window encoding:
- a CDS encoding succinate dehydrogenase cytochrome b subunit, translating to MTSFGSALWSSVGKKVITGLTGFALMGFVVVHLIGNLTLFIGPHAFNEYAHFLETVAHGWLIYAFEIFLFVVFVFHMVSAVTVAWTDKKKARQQGYKYAKDAGGKSRKTLASRSMIYTGAILIIFVIAHIFLFKFNAGNPHEMTKGGVKDLYKTVVTVFKGPGFTIFTVVAMILLGLHLRHGFWSAFQSLGWANDKYLPVLVNVARVFAVVLAVGFIIIPIYLFLSGDPNASSTMTGGH from the coding sequence ATGACCTCCTTCGGTTCTGCCCTCTGGTCGTCGGTGGGAAAGAAGGTGATTACCGGCCTGACGGGGTTCGCGTTGATGGGCTTCGTCGTGGTGCATCTGATCGGTAATCTCACCCTCTTCATCGGCCCCCACGCGTTCAACGAGTACGCCCACTTTCTCGAGACGGTCGCCCACGGGTGGCTGATCTACGCCTTCGAGATCTTCCTGTTCGTGGTGTTCGTCTTCCACATGGTCAGCGCCGTCACCGTGGCCTGGACCGACAAGAAGAAGGCGCGGCAGCAGGGCTACAAGTACGCCAAGGACGCGGGCGGCAAGAGCCGCAAGACCCTCGCCTCGCGGTCGATGATCTACACGGGCGCGATCCTGATCATCTTCGTGATCGCCCACATCTTCCTGTTCAAGTTCAACGCGGGCAACCCCCACGAGATGACCAAGGGCGGGGTCAAGGACCTCTACAAGACGGTCGTCACCGTGTTCAAGGGCCCGGGCTTCACGATCTTCACCGTCGTGGCGATGATCCTGCTGGGCCTGCACCTGCGCCACGGCTTCTGGAGCGCCTTCCAGTCCCTGGGCTGGGCCAACGACAAGTACCTGCCGGTGCTGGTCAACGTCGCCCGGGTCTTCGCCGTGGTGCTCGCGGTCGGCTTCATCATCATCCCCATCTACCTGTTCCTCTCGGGTGACCCCAATGCCAGCTCGACGATGACGGGAGGTCACTAG
- a CDS encoding sterol desaturase family protein: MLMTVANLISLGAVPAFIVLDLFYRRREFSRPRFWRPLALAVSVGTFFLSVQIAVAWAGLVGERTVLDLAFLGTWAGAAVGIVVYEFLHYWYHRLAHNSRSPFRRWHQMHHAAEANDAWGAYYIHPIDTFMFTTLGSLVFFPLLGLTPAAGAVGGAFLVFNAAFQHANIRTPRWLGYVIQRPESHSVHHGRGYHRNNYSDLPLWDIVFGTFENPADPVAACGFWDGASNRLGDLLLGRNVTRRPRAGALNADVPAAERPRTVETAA; the protein is encoded by the coding sequence ATGCTCATGACCGTCGCCAACCTGATCAGCCTGGGCGCCGTCCCGGCCTTCATCGTCCTCGACCTCTTCTACCGCCGCCGCGAATTCTCCCGCCCCCGCTTCTGGCGCCCCCTGGCCCTCGCGGTGTCGGTCGGCACGTTCTTCCTGTCGGTGCAGATCGCCGTCGCCTGGGCCGGTCTGGTCGGCGAGAGGACCGTCCTGGATCTGGCCTTCCTCGGGACCTGGGCCGGGGCCGCCGTCGGGATCGTCGTGTACGAGTTCCTCCACTACTGGTACCACCGCCTGGCCCACAACTCCCGCAGCCCCTTCCGGCGCTGGCACCAGATGCACCATGCCGCCGAAGCGAACGACGCATGGGGCGCCTACTACATCCATCCCATCGACACCTTCATGTTCACGACCCTGGGCAGCCTGGTCTTCTTCCCGCTGCTGGGCCTGACGCCGGCCGCCGGGGCGGTCGGGGGGGCCTTCCTCGTCTTCAACGCGGCGTTCCAGCACGCCAACATCCGCACTCCGCGCTGGCTCGGCTATGTGATCCAGCGCCCCGAGAGCCACAGCGTGCACCACGGCCGCGGGTACCATCGGAACAACTACAGCGACCTGCCCCTGTGGGACATCGTCTTCGGGACCTTCGAGAATCCCGCCGACCCCGTGGCCGCCTGCGGCTTCTGGGACGGCGCATCGAACCGGCTGGGCGATCTGCTGCTGGGGCGGAACGTGACCCGACGCCCCCGGGCCGGCGCCCTCAACGCCGACGTTCCCGCGGCCGAGCGGCCGCGCACCGTGGAGACGGCCGCCTGA
- a CDS encoding TetR/AcrR family transcriptional regulator: protein MTPRPRGKTRERILDEAEALIMANGFAGTSIDAVIGAVGITKGAFFYHFKTKSDMARALVDRYQVADAAILERFLATSAKLSSDPVQRLLVFTALCVEMAEQMEDPTPGCLFGSFCYESGQFGDDVLAILDEAILSWRRAVAELVREAVAAEAPVREVDPESLADLVTVIFEGAFVVARTLREPGVFADQLRHLRTYVELLWGR from the coding sequence ATGACCCCCCGTCCGCGTGGCAAGACCCGGGAACGCATCCTCGACGAAGCCGAGGCGCTGATCATGGCCAACGGCTTCGCCGGCACGTCGATCGACGCCGTGATCGGAGCCGTCGGCATCACCAAGGGAGCGTTCTTCTACCACTTCAAGACCAAGAGCGACATGGCCCGCGCCCTCGTCGACCGCTACCAGGTGGCCGACGCCGCCATCCTCGAGCGCTTCCTGGCCACGTCGGCGAAGCTGTCGTCCGATCCGGTCCAGCGCCTGCTCGTCTTCACGGCCCTGTGCGTCGAGATGGCCGAACAGATGGAAGACCCCACGCCGGGCTGCCTCTTCGGCTCGTTCTGCTACGAGAGCGGCCAGTTCGGCGACGACGTGCTGGCGATCCTCGATGAGGCGATCCTGTCCTGGCGGCGAGCCGTGGCCGAGCTGGTGCGGGAGGCCGTGGCGGCCGAGGCGCCGGTGCGCGAGGTCGATCCGGAGAGCCTGGCCGACCTGGTGACCGTGATCTTCGAGGGGGCGTTCGTGGTCGCGCGCACCCTCCGGGAGCCCGGTGTCTTCGCCGACCAGTTGCGCCACCTGCGGACCTACGTCGAGTTGCTCTGGGGGCGCTGA